In Zalophus californianus isolate mZalCal1 chromosome 17, mZalCal1.pri.v2, whole genome shotgun sequence, one DNA window encodes the following:
- the DPF1 gene encoding zinc finger protein neuro-d4 isoform X6: MATAIQNPLKSLGEDFYREAIEHCRSYNARLCAERSLRLPFLDSQTGVAQNNCYIWMEKTHRGPGLAPGQIYTYPARCWRKKRRLNILEDPRLRPCEYKIDCEAPLKKEGGLPEGPVLEALLCAETGEKKIELKEEETIMDCQKQQLLEFPHDLEVEDLEDDIPRRKNRAKGKAYGIGGLRKRQDTASLEDRDKPYVCDICGKRYKNRPGLSYHYTHTHLAEEEGEENAERHALPFHRKNNHKQFYKELAWVPEAQRKHTAKKAPDGTVIPNGYCDFCLGGSKKTGCPEDLISCADCGRSGHPSCLQFTVNMTAAVRTYRWQCIECKSCSLCGTSENDGASWAGLTPQDQLLFCDDCDRGYHMYCLSPPMAEPPEGSWSCHLCLRHLKEKASAYITLT; the protein is encoded by the exons ATGGCCACCGCCATTCAGAACCCGCTCAAGTC CCTAGGCGAGGACTTCTACCGCGAGGCCATTGAACACTGCCGCAGCTACAACGCGCGCCTGTGCGCAGAGCGCAGCCTGCGCCTGCCCTTCCTCGACTCGCAGACCGGCGTGGCCCAGAACAACTGCTACATCTGGATGGAAAAGACCCACCGCGGCCCTG GTTTGGCCCCCGGACAGATCTACACGTACCCCGCGCGCTGTTGGAGAAAGAAACGGAGACTCAACATCCTGGAGGACCCCAGACTCCGGCCCTGCGAGTACAAGATCG ACTGTGAGGCACCCCTGAAGAAGGAGGGCGGCCTCCCGGAAGGGCCAGTCCTTGAGGCGCTACTGTGTGCTGAGACCGGGGAGAAGAAGATTGAGTTGAAGGAGGAGGAGACCATTATGGACTGCCAG AAACAGCAGCTGCTGGAGTTTCCACATGATCTCGAGGTGGAAGACTTGGAGGATGACATTCCCAGGAGGAAGAACAGGGCTAAAGGAAAG GCATATGGCATCGGGGGTCTCCGGAAACGCCAGGACACCGCTTCCCTGGAGGACCGAGACAAGCCGTATGTCTGTGATA TCTGTGGGAAACGGTATAAGAACCGGCCAGGGCTCAGCTACCACTACACCCACACCCACCtggctgaggaggagggggaggagaacgCCGAGCGCCACGCCCTGCCCTTCCACCGGAAAAACAACCACAAAC agttTTACAAAGAATTGGCCTGGGTCCCTGAGGCACAGAGGAAACACACAG CCAAGAAGGCGCCCGACGGCACTGTCATCCCCAACGGTTACTGTGACttctgcctgggtggctccaagAAGACGGGGTGTCCTGAGGACCTCATCTCCTGTGCTGACTGTGGGCGATCAG GACACCCCTCATGTTTACAGTTTACGGTGAACATGACGGCGGCCGTGCGGACCTACCGCTGGCAGTGCATCGAGTGCAAGTCGTGCAGCCTGTGCGGCACCTCGGAGAACGAC GGTGCCAGCTGGGCGGGTCTCACCCCCCAGGACCAGCTGCTGTTTTGTGACGACTGCGATCGGGGTTACCACATGTACTGCTTGAGCCCCCCCATGGCGGAGCCCCCGGAAG ggagcTGGAGTTGTCACCTCTGTCTTCGGCACCTGAAAGAGAAGGCCTCTGCCTACATCACCCTCACCTAG
- the DPF1 gene encoding zinc finger protein neuro-d4 isoform X3 → MGGLSARPSAGRTDPAGTCWGQDPGSKMATVIPGPLSLGEDFYREAIEHCRSYNARLCAERSLRLPFLDSQTGVAQNNCYIWMEKTHRGPGLAPGQIYTYPARCWRKKRRLNILEDPRLRPCEYKIDCEAPLKKEGGLPEGPVLEALLCAETGEKKIELKEEETIMDCQKQQLLEFPHDLEVEDLEDDIPRRKNRAKGKAYGIGGLRKRQDTASLEDRDKPYVCDICGKRYKNRPGLSYHYTHTHLAEEEGEENAERHALPFHRKNNHKQFYKELAWVPEAQRKHTAKKAPDGTVIPNGYCDFCLGGSKKTGCPEDLISCADCGRSGHPSCLQFTVNMTAAVRTYRWQCIECKSCSLCGTSENDDQLLFCDDCDRGYHMYCLSPPMAEPPEGSWSCHLCLRHLKEKASAYITLT, encoded by the exons ATGGGCGGCCTCAGCGCCCGCCCGAGCGCTGGGAGGACCGACCCGGCGGGGACCTGCTGGGGGCAGGACCCGGGGAGCAAGATGGCCACGGTCATCCCCGGCCCCCTGAG CCTAGGCGAGGACTTCTACCGCGAGGCCATTGAACACTGCCGCAGCTACAACGCGCGCCTGTGCGCAGAGCGCAGCCTGCGCCTGCCCTTCCTCGACTCGCAGACCGGCGTGGCCCAGAACAACTGCTACATCTGGATGGAAAAGACCCACCGCGGCCCTG GTTTGGCCCCCGGACAGATCTACACGTACCCCGCGCGCTGTTGGAGAAAGAAACGGAGACTCAACATCCTGGAGGACCCCAGACTCCGGCCCTGCGAGTACAAGATCG ACTGTGAGGCACCCCTGAAGAAGGAGGGCGGCCTCCCGGAAGGGCCAGTCCTTGAGGCGCTACTGTGTGCTGAGACCGGGGAGAAGAAGATTGAGTTGAAGGAGGAGGAGACCATTATGGACTGCCAG AAACAGCAGCTGCTGGAGTTTCCACATGATCTCGAGGTGGAAGACTTGGAGGATGACATTCCCAGGAGGAAGAACAGGGCTAAAGGAAAG GCATATGGCATCGGGGGTCTCCGGAAACGCCAGGACACCGCTTCCCTGGAGGACCGAGACAAGCCGTATGTCTGTGATA TCTGTGGGAAACGGTATAAGAACCGGCCAGGGCTCAGCTACCACTACACCCACACCCACCtggctgaggaggagggggaggagaacgCCGAGCGCCACGCCCTGCCCTTCCACCGGAAAAACAACCACAAAC agttTTACAAAGAATTGGCCTGGGTCCCTGAGGCACAGAGGAAACACACAG CCAAGAAGGCGCCCGACGGCACTGTCATCCCCAACGGTTACTGTGACttctgcctgggtggctccaagAAGACGGGGTGTCCTGAGGACCTCATCTCCTGTGCTGACTGTGGGCGATCAG GACACCCCTCATGTTTACAGTTTACGGTGAACATGACGGCGGCCGTGCGGACCTACCGCTGGCAGTGCATCGAGTGCAAGTCGTGCAGCCTGTGCGGCACCTCGGAGAACGAC GACCAGCTGCTGTTTTGTGACGACTGCGATCGGGGTTACCACATGTACTGCTTGAGCCCCCCCATGGCGGAGCCCCCGGAAG ggagcTGGAGTTGTCACCTCTGTCTTCGGCACCTGAAAGAGAAGGCCTCTGCCTACATCACCCTCACCTAG
- the DPF1 gene encoding zinc finger protein neuro-d4 isoform X10, with product MATAIQNPLKSLGEDFYREAIEHCRSYNARLCAERSLRLPFLDSQTGVAQNNCYIWMEKTHRGPGLAPGQIYTYPARCWRKKRRLNILEDPRLRPCEYKIDCEAPLKKEGGLPEGPVLEALLCAETGEKKIELKEEETIMDCQQLLEFPHDLEVEDLEDDIPRRKNRAKGKAYGIGGLRKRQDTASLEDRDKPYVCDICGKRYKNRPGLSYHYTHTHLAEEEGEENAERHALPFHRKNNHKPKKAPDGTVIPNGYCDFCLGGSKKTGCPEDLISCADCGRSGHPSCLQFTVNMTAAVRTYRWQCIECKSCSLCGTSENDDQLLFCDDCDRGYHMYCLSPPMAEPPEGSWSCHLCLRHLKEKASAYITLT from the exons ATGGCCACCGCCATTCAGAACCCGCTCAAGTC CCTAGGCGAGGACTTCTACCGCGAGGCCATTGAACACTGCCGCAGCTACAACGCGCGCCTGTGCGCAGAGCGCAGCCTGCGCCTGCCCTTCCTCGACTCGCAGACCGGCGTGGCCCAGAACAACTGCTACATCTGGATGGAAAAGACCCACCGCGGCCCTG GTTTGGCCCCCGGACAGATCTACACGTACCCCGCGCGCTGTTGGAGAAAGAAACGGAGACTCAACATCCTGGAGGACCCCAGACTCCGGCCCTGCGAGTACAAGATCG ACTGTGAGGCACCCCTGAAGAAGGAGGGCGGCCTCCCGGAAGGGCCAGTCCTTGAGGCGCTACTGTGTGCTGAGACCGGGGAGAAGAAGATTGAGTTGAAGGAGGAGGAGACCATTATGGACTGCCAG CAGCTGCTGGAGTTTCCACATGATCTCGAGGTGGAAGACTTGGAGGATGACATTCCCAGGAGGAAGAACAGGGCTAAAGGAAAG GCATATGGCATCGGGGGTCTCCGGAAACGCCAGGACACCGCTTCCCTGGAGGACCGAGACAAGCCGTATGTCTGTGATA TCTGTGGGAAACGGTATAAGAACCGGCCAGGGCTCAGCTACCACTACACCCACACCCACCtggctgaggaggagggggaggagaacgCCGAGCGCCACGCCCTGCCCTTCCACCGGAAAAACAACCACAAAC CCAAGAAGGCGCCCGACGGCACTGTCATCCCCAACGGTTACTGTGACttctgcctgggtggctccaagAAGACGGGGTGTCCTGAGGACCTCATCTCCTGTGCTGACTGTGGGCGATCAG GACACCCCTCATGTTTACAGTTTACGGTGAACATGACGGCGGCCGTGCGGACCTACCGCTGGCAGTGCATCGAGTGCAAGTCGTGCAGCCTGTGCGGCACCTCGGAGAACGAC GACCAGCTGCTGTTTTGTGACGACTGCGATCGGGGTTACCACATGTACTGCTTGAGCCCCCCCATGGCGGAGCCCCCGGAAG ggagcTGGAGTTGTCACCTCTGTCTTCGGCACCTGAAAGAGAAGGCCTCTGCCTACATCACCCTCACCTAG
- the DPF1 gene encoding zinc finger protein neuro-d4 isoform X4, translated as MGGLSARPSAGRTDPAGTCWGQDPGSKMATVIPGPLSLGEDFYREAIEHCRSYNARLCAERSLRLPFLDSQTGVAQNNCYIWMEKTHRGPGLAPGQIYTYPARCWRKKRRLNILEDPRLRPCEYKIDCEAPLKKEGGLPEGPVLEALLCAETGEKKIELKEEETIMDCQKQQLLEFPHDLEVEDLEDDIPRRKNRAKGKAYGIGGLRKRQDTASLEDRDKPYVCDICGKRYKNRPGLSYHYTHTHLAEEEGEENAERHALPFHRKNNHKPKKAPDGTVIPNGYCDFCLGGSKKTGCPEDLISCADCGRSGHPSCLQFTVNMTAAVRTYRWQCIECKSCSLCGTSENDGASWAGLTPQDQLLFCDDCDRGYHMYCLSPPMAEPPEGSWSCHLCLRHLKEKASAYITLT; from the exons ATGGGCGGCCTCAGCGCCCGCCCGAGCGCTGGGAGGACCGACCCGGCGGGGACCTGCTGGGGGCAGGACCCGGGGAGCAAGATGGCCACGGTCATCCCCGGCCCCCTGAG CCTAGGCGAGGACTTCTACCGCGAGGCCATTGAACACTGCCGCAGCTACAACGCGCGCCTGTGCGCAGAGCGCAGCCTGCGCCTGCCCTTCCTCGACTCGCAGACCGGCGTGGCCCAGAACAACTGCTACATCTGGATGGAAAAGACCCACCGCGGCCCTG GTTTGGCCCCCGGACAGATCTACACGTACCCCGCGCGCTGTTGGAGAAAGAAACGGAGACTCAACATCCTGGAGGACCCCAGACTCCGGCCCTGCGAGTACAAGATCG ACTGTGAGGCACCCCTGAAGAAGGAGGGCGGCCTCCCGGAAGGGCCAGTCCTTGAGGCGCTACTGTGTGCTGAGACCGGGGAGAAGAAGATTGAGTTGAAGGAGGAGGAGACCATTATGGACTGCCAG AAACAGCAGCTGCTGGAGTTTCCACATGATCTCGAGGTGGAAGACTTGGAGGATGACATTCCCAGGAGGAAGAACAGGGCTAAAGGAAAG GCATATGGCATCGGGGGTCTCCGGAAACGCCAGGACACCGCTTCCCTGGAGGACCGAGACAAGCCGTATGTCTGTGATA TCTGTGGGAAACGGTATAAGAACCGGCCAGGGCTCAGCTACCACTACACCCACACCCACCtggctgaggaggagggggaggagaacgCCGAGCGCCACGCCCTGCCCTTCCACCGGAAAAACAACCACAAAC CCAAGAAGGCGCCCGACGGCACTGTCATCCCCAACGGTTACTGTGACttctgcctgggtggctccaagAAGACGGGGTGTCCTGAGGACCTCATCTCCTGTGCTGACTGTGGGCGATCAG GACACCCCTCATGTTTACAGTTTACGGTGAACATGACGGCGGCCGTGCGGACCTACCGCTGGCAGTGCATCGAGTGCAAGTCGTGCAGCCTGTGCGGCACCTCGGAGAACGAC GGTGCCAGCTGGGCGGGTCTCACCCCCCAGGACCAGCTGCTGTTTTGTGACGACTGCGATCGGGGTTACCACATGTACTGCTTGAGCCCCCCCATGGCGGAGCCCCCGGAAG ggagcTGGAGTTGTCACCTCTGTCTTCGGCACCTGAAAGAGAAGGCCTCTGCCTACATCACCCTCACCTAG
- the DPF1 gene encoding zinc finger protein neuro-d4 isoform X2, which translates to MGGLSARPSAGRTDPAGTCWGQDPGSKMATVIPGPLSLGEDFYREAIEHCRSYNARLCAERSLRLPFLDSQTGVAQNNCYIWMEKTHRGPGLAPGQIYTYPARCWRKKRRLNILEDPRLRPCEYKIDCEAPLKKEGGLPEGPVLEALLCAETGEKKIELKEEETIMDCQQLLEFPHDLEVEDLEDDIPRRKNRAKGKAYGIGGLRKRQDTASLEDRDKPYVCDICGKRYKNRPGLSYHYTHTHLAEEEGEENAERHALPFHRKNNHKQFYKELAWVPEAQRKHTAKKAPDGTVIPNGYCDFCLGGSKKTGCPEDLISCADCGRSGHPSCLQFTVNMTAAVRTYRWQCIECKSCSLCGTSENDGASWAGLTPQDQLLFCDDCDRGYHMYCLSPPMAEPPEGSWSCHLCLRHLKEKASAYITLT; encoded by the exons ATGGGCGGCCTCAGCGCCCGCCCGAGCGCTGGGAGGACCGACCCGGCGGGGACCTGCTGGGGGCAGGACCCGGGGAGCAAGATGGCCACGGTCATCCCCGGCCCCCTGAG CCTAGGCGAGGACTTCTACCGCGAGGCCATTGAACACTGCCGCAGCTACAACGCGCGCCTGTGCGCAGAGCGCAGCCTGCGCCTGCCCTTCCTCGACTCGCAGACCGGCGTGGCCCAGAACAACTGCTACATCTGGATGGAAAAGACCCACCGCGGCCCTG GTTTGGCCCCCGGACAGATCTACACGTACCCCGCGCGCTGTTGGAGAAAGAAACGGAGACTCAACATCCTGGAGGACCCCAGACTCCGGCCCTGCGAGTACAAGATCG ACTGTGAGGCACCCCTGAAGAAGGAGGGCGGCCTCCCGGAAGGGCCAGTCCTTGAGGCGCTACTGTGTGCTGAGACCGGGGAGAAGAAGATTGAGTTGAAGGAGGAGGAGACCATTATGGACTGCCAG CAGCTGCTGGAGTTTCCACATGATCTCGAGGTGGAAGACTTGGAGGATGACATTCCCAGGAGGAAGAACAGGGCTAAAGGAAAG GCATATGGCATCGGGGGTCTCCGGAAACGCCAGGACACCGCTTCCCTGGAGGACCGAGACAAGCCGTATGTCTGTGATA TCTGTGGGAAACGGTATAAGAACCGGCCAGGGCTCAGCTACCACTACACCCACACCCACCtggctgaggaggagggggaggagaacgCCGAGCGCCACGCCCTGCCCTTCCACCGGAAAAACAACCACAAAC agttTTACAAAGAATTGGCCTGGGTCCCTGAGGCACAGAGGAAACACACAG CCAAGAAGGCGCCCGACGGCACTGTCATCCCCAACGGTTACTGTGACttctgcctgggtggctccaagAAGACGGGGTGTCCTGAGGACCTCATCTCCTGTGCTGACTGTGGGCGATCAG GACACCCCTCATGTTTACAGTTTACGGTGAACATGACGGCGGCCGTGCGGACCTACCGCTGGCAGTGCATCGAGTGCAAGTCGTGCAGCCTGTGCGGCACCTCGGAGAACGAC GGTGCCAGCTGGGCGGGTCTCACCCCCCAGGACCAGCTGCTGTTTTGTGACGACTGCGATCGGGGTTACCACATGTACTGCTTGAGCCCCCCCATGGCGGAGCCCCCGGAAG ggagcTGGAGTTGTCACCTCTGTCTTCGGCACCTGAAAGAGAAGGCCTCTGCCTACATCACCCTCACCTAG
- the DPF1 gene encoding zinc finger protein neuro-d4 isoform X8, whose translation MATAIQNPLKSLGEDFYREAIEHCRSYNARLCAERSLRLPFLDSQTGVAQNNCYIWMEKTHRGPGLAPGQIYTYPARCWRKKRRLNILEDPRLRPCEYKIDCEAPLKKEGGLPEGPVLEALLCAETGEKKIELKEEETIMDCQKQQLLEFPHDLEVEDLEDDIPRRKNRAKGKAYGIGGLRKRQDTASLEDRDKPYVCDICGKRYKNRPGLSYHYTHTHLAEEEGEENAERHALPFHRKNNHKQFYKELAWVPEAQRKHTAKKAPDGTVIPNGYCDFCLGGSKKTGCPEDLISCADCGRSGHPSCLQFTVNMTAAVRTYRWQCIECKSCSLCGTSENDDQLLFCDDCDRGYHMYCLSPPMAEPPEGSWSCHLCLRHLKEKASAYITLT comes from the exons ATGGCCACCGCCATTCAGAACCCGCTCAAGTC CCTAGGCGAGGACTTCTACCGCGAGGCCATTGAACACTGCCGCAGCTACAACGCGCGCCTGTGCGCAGAGCGCAGCCTGCGCCTGCCCTTCCTCGACTCGCAGACCGGCGTGGCCCAGAACAACTGCTACATCTGGATGGAAAAGACCCACCGCGGCCCTG GTTTGGCCCCCGGACAGATCTACACGTACCCCGCGCGCTGTTGGAGAAAGAAACGGAGACTCAACATCCTGGAGGACCCCAGACTCCGGCCCTGCGAGTACAAGATCG ACTGTGAGGCACCCCTGAAGAAGGAGGGCGGCCTCCCGGAAGGGCCAGTCCTTGAGGCGCTACTGTGTGCTGAGACCGGGGAGAAGAAGATTGAGTTGAAGGAGGAGGAGACCATTATGGACTGCCAG AAACAGCAGCTGCTGGAGTTTCCACATGATCTCGAGGTGGAAGACTTGGAGGATGACATTCCCAGGAGGAAGAACAGGGCTAAAGGAAAG GCATATGGCATCGGGGGTCTCCGGAAACGCCAGGACACCGCTTCCCTGGAGGACCGAGACAAGCCGTATGTCTGTGATA TCTGTGGGAAACGGTATAAGAACCGGCCAGGGCTCAGCTACCACTACACCCACACCCACCtggctgaggaggagggggaggagaacgCCGAGCGCCACGCCCTGCCCTTCCACCGGAAAAACAACCACAAAC agttTTACAAAGAATTGGCCTGGGTCCCTGAGGCACAGAGGAAACACACAG CCAAGAAGGCGCCCGACGGCACTGTCATCCCCAACGGTTACTGTGACttctgcctgggtggctccaagAAGACGGGGTGTCCTGAGGACCTCATCTCCTGTGCTGACTGTGGGCGATCAG GACACCCCTCATGTTTACAGTTTACGGTGAACATGACGGCGGCCGTGCGGACCTACCGCTGGCAGTGCATCGAGTGCAAGTCGTGCAGCCTGTGCGGCACCTCGGAGAACGAC GACCAGCTGCTGTTTTGTGACGACTGCGATCGGGGTTACCACATGTACTGCTTGAGCCCCCCCATGGCGGAGCCCCCGGAAG ggagcTGGAGTTGTCACCTCTGTCTTCGGCACCTGAAAGAGAAGGCCTCTGCCTACATCACCCTCACCTAG
- the DPF1 gene encoding zinc finger protein neuro-d4 isoform X11 gives MEKTHRGPGLAPGQIYTYPARCWRKKRRLNILEDPRLRPCEYKIDCEAPLKKEGGLPEGPVLEALLCAETGEKKIELKEEETIMDCQKQQLLEFPHDLEVEDLEDDIPRRKNRAKGKAYGIGGLRKRQDTASLEDRDKPYVCDICGKRYKNRPGLSYHYTHTHLAEEEGEENAERHALPFHRKNNHKQFYKELAWVPEAQRKHTAKKAPDGTVIPNGYCDFCLGGSKKTGCPEDLISCADCGRSGHPSCLQFTVNMTAAVRTYRWQCIECKSCSLCGTSENDGASWAGLTPQDQLLFCDDCDRGYHMYCLSPPMAEPPEGSWSCHLCLRHLKEKASAYITLT, from the exons ATGGAAAAGACCCACCGCGGCCCTG GTTTGGCCCCCGGACAGATCTACACGTACCCCGCGCGCTGTTGGAGAAAGAAACGGAGACTCAACATCCTGGAGGACCCCAGACTCCGGCCCTGCGAGTACAAGATCG ACTGTGAGGCACCCCTGAAGAAGGAGGGCGGCCTCCCGGAAGGGCCAGTCCTTGAGGCGCTACTGTGTGCTGAGACCGGGGAGAAGAAGATTGAGTTGAAGGAGGAGGAGACCATTATGGACTGCCAG AAACAGCAGCTGCTGGAGTTTCCACATGATCTCGAGGTGGAAGACTTGGAGGATGACATTCCCAGGAGGAAGAACAGGGCTAAAGGAAAG GCATATGGCATCGGGGGTCTCCGGAAACGCCAGGACACCGCTTCCCTGGAGGACCGAGACAAGCCGTATGTCTGTGATA TCTGTGGGAAACGGTATAAGAACCGGCCAGGGCTCAGCTACCACTACACCCACACCCACCtggctgaggaggagggggaggagaacgCCGAGCGCCACGCCCTGCCCTTCCACCGGAAAAACAACCACAAAC agttTTACAAAGAATTGGCCTGGGTCCCTGAGGCACAGAGGAAACACACAG CCAAGAAGGCGCCCGACGGCACTGTCATCCCCAACGGTTACTGTGACttctgcctgggtggctccaagAAGACGGGGTGTCCTGAGGACCTCATCTCCTGTGCTGACTGTGGGCGATCAG GACACCCCTCATGTTTACAGTTTACGGTGAACATGACGGCGGCCGTGCGGACCTACCGCTGGCAGTGCATCGAGTGCAAGTCGTGCAGCCTGTGCGGCACCTCGGAGAACGAC GGTGCCAGCTGGGCGGGTCTCACCCCCCAGGACCAGCTGCTGTTTTGTGACGACTGCGATCGGGGTTACCACATGTACTGCTTGAGCCCCCCCATGGCGGAGCCCCCGGAAG ggagcTGGAGTTGTCACCTCTGTCTTCGGCACCTGAAAGAGAAGGCCTCTGCCTACATCACCCTCACCTAG
- the DPF1 gene encoding zinc finger protein neuro-d4 isoform X7: MGGLSARPSAGRTDPAGTCWGQDPGSKMATVIPGPLSLGEDFYREAIEHCRSYNARLCAERSLRLPFLDSQTGVAQNNCYIWMEKTHRGPGLAPGQIYTYPARCWRKKRRLNILEDPRLRPCEYKIDCEAPLKKEGGLPEGPVLEALLCAETGEKKIELKEEETIMDCQKQQLLEFPHDLEVEDLEDDIPRRKNRAKGKAYGIGGLRKRQDTASLEDRDKPYVCDICGKRYKNRPGLSYHYTHTHLAEEEGEENAERHALPFHRKNNHKPKKAPDGTVIPNGYCDFCLGGSKKTGCPEDLISCADCGRSGHPSCLQFTVNMTAAVRTYRWQCIECKSCSLCGTSENDDQLLFCDDCDRGYHMYCLSPPMAEPPEGSWSCHLCLRHLKEKASAYITLT; the protein is encoded by the exons ATGGGCGGCCTCAGCGCCCGCCCGAGCGCTGGGAGGACCGACCCGGCGGGGACCTGCTGGGGGCAGGACCCGGGGAGCAAGATGGCCACGGTCATCCCCGGCCCCCTGAG CCTAGGCGAGGACTTCTACCGCGAGGCCATTGAACACTGCCGCAGCTACAACGCGCGCCTGTGCGCAGAGCGCAGCCTGCGCCTGCCCTTCCTCGACTCGCAGACCGGCGTGGCCCAGAACAACTGCTACATCTGGATGGAAAAGACCCACCGCGGCCCTG GTTTGGCCCCCGGACAGATCTACACGTACCCCGCGCGCTGTTGGAGAAAGAAACGGAGACTCAACATCCTGGAGGACCCCAGACTCCGGCCCTGCGAGTACAAGATCG ACTGTGAGGCACCCCTGAAGAAGGAGGGCGGCCTCCCGGAAGGGCCAGTCCTTGAGGCGCTACTGTGTGCTGAGACCGGGGAGAAGAAGATTGAGTTGAAGGAGGAGGAGACCATTATGGACTGCCAG AAACAGCAGCTGCTGGAGTTTCCACATGATCTCGAGGTGGAAGACTTGGAGGATGACATTCCCAGGAGGAAGAACAGGGCTAAAGGAAAG GCATATGGCATCGGGGGTCTCCGGAAACGCCAGGACACCGCTTCCCTGGAGGACCGAGACAAGCCGTATGTCTGTGATA TCTGTGGGAAACGGTATAAGAACCGGCCAGGGCTCAGCTACCACTACACCCACACCCACCtggctgaggaggagggggaggagaacgCCGAGCGCCACGCCCTGCCCTTCCACCGGAAAAACAACCACAAAC CCAAGAAGGCGCCCGACGGCACTGTCATCCCCAACGGTTACTGTGACttctgcctgggtggctccaagAAGACGGGGTGTCCTGAGGACCTCATCTCCTGTGCTGACTGTGGGCGATCAG GACACCCCTCATGTTTACAGTTTACGGTGAACATGACGGCGGCCGTGCGGACCTACCGCTGGCAGTGCATCGAGTGCAAGTCGTGCAGCCTGTGCGGCACCTCGGAGAACGAC GACCAGCTGCTGTTTTGTGACGACTGCGATCGGGGTTACCACATGTACTGCTTGAGCCCCCCCATGGCGGAGCCCCCGGAAG ggagcTGGAGTTGTCACCTCTGTCTTCGGCACCTGAAAGAGAAGGCCTCTGCCTACATCACCCTCACCTAG